The genomic stretch TTCTTGCGCTTGAGGCCGCCGCACTTGCCCAGGAACAGCACGGCCTTCGGCGAGACGGCGCTGAGCAGGTCCATGATGGTCGCCGCGTTCGGGCTGCCCATGCCGAAGTTGATCATCGTGATGCCGTCGTGCGTGCAGCTGGGCATCGGGCGGTCCAGGCCGACCACTGGCGCGCCGGTCATGCGCGAGAAGATGCTCACGTAGCCGCCGAAGTTGGTCAGCAGGATGTGTTCGCCGAACTGGTCCAGCGGCACGCCGGTGTAGCGCGGCAGCCAGTTGTCGACGATCTGTTCCTTGTCTTTCATCAGGGGTTTGCTCCTCTTGTAGTTGTGTGTGCCGCAAGACGCCGACGTATGGCGCCTAATCGGGCATTGTGTCACGCCGCCCATGACCATCGTCAGGGTTGGCAGGGCGTCGCCGGCACGGCTACGGTGCGAAGGTTGTGAGCCGCACTTTCCCGGGGACCTCCATGCTTCGACCACTCGCCGCCGCGCTGATCGCGGCGCTGGCGATGGGCGCCGCGCACGCCGCGCCGCCCGAATCGCAGGCCAACACGTCGGCGAAGTCGCCGGCCCGCTCCCGTTTCACCGAAGACCCGTATCCCAGCACCTACCAGCGCATCGCCGCCGCGCCGGTGCTGATCTCCGGCGCGACCGTGCTCACCGGCACCGGCCAGCGGCTGGAAGGCGCCGACGTCCTGCTGCAGGACGGCAGGGTCGTCGCCGTCGGCCCGGGCCTGCAGGCGCCCGCGGGCGCCACGCGCGTGGACGGCGCCGGCAAGTGGGTGACGCCGGGCCTGATCGACGTGCACTCGCACCTGGGCGTGTACCCGACGCCCGGCGTCACCGCGCACAGCGACGGCAACGAGATGACCGCGCCGGTCACGCCCAACGTCTGGGCCGAACATTCGGTGTGGCCGCAGGATCCGGGCTTCGCTGCGGCGCTCGCCGGTGGCATCACCTCGATGCAGGTGCTGCCCGGCAGCGCGAACCTCATCGGCGGCCGCGGCGTGACGCTCAAGAACGTCGCCGCCACGACCTACCAGGGCATGAAGTTCCCCGGCGCGCCGTGGGGCCTGAAGATGGCCTGCGGCGAGAACCCCAAGCGCGTCTACGGCGGCAAGAGCGGCCCGGCCACGCGCATGGGCAACGTCGCCGGCTACCGCGCGGCGTTCATCGACGCCAGCGAATACCTCACCAAGAACGGCGGCAAGAAGAAGGACGAGCCGGAGAAGAAGCGCCGCTGGTGGCAGTCGGCCAACGACGCCGGCGAAAGCGACAAGGACACCGGCGGCAAGCGCGACCTCAAGCTGGACACGCTGGCCGGCGCGATCAACGGCGACATCCTGGTGCACATCCACTGCTACCGCGCCGACGAGATGGCGGTGATGCTCGACCTGGCCCGTGAATTCGGCTTCAAGGTCGCCGCGTTCCACCACGGCGTGGAGGCCTACAAGCTGGCCGACCGCCTCGCCGCCGAGAACGTCTGCGGCGCGCTGTGGGCCGACTGGTGGGGCTTCAAGATGGAGGCCTTCGACGGCATCCAGGAAAACATCGCCATCGTCGATCGCCCGCCCAACAGCTGCGCGATCGTGCATTCGGATTCGGCCGAAGGCATCCAGCGCCTCAACCAGGAGGCGGCGAAGGTGATGGCGCACGCGAAACTCGCCGGCATGGACATCCCGCCGGAGCGCGCGATCCGCTGGATGACCCAGAACGCCGCCAAGGCGCTGGGCATCGAGGCGCAGACCGGCACGCTGGAGCCCGGCAAGATGGGCGATGTCGTGGTGTGGAACGGCAATCCCTTCAGCGTCTACGCGCACGCCGAGCAGGTGTACGTCGACGGCGCGCGCGTGTTCGATCGCAACGACCGCTCGCGCCGCCCGCTGTCGGATTTCATGCTCGGCCAGGACGCTGCCGCCGGCACGAGCGCAGGAGGTGTGGAATGAGGCGCTTCATCGAGTTCCGCCGTTCGCGGCATAACCGCCCCACCGACACGTTCGAGATCGCCTGCTGCGATCGCGACGCGCGCTGGTCGTATTTCCGCGACACCGGCCGCAGCTTCCTGCTGATTGGCCTGCTGCTGGCGTCGATGGGCGCCGGCGCGCAGGAGTTGCTGATCCGCAACGCCACCGTGCATACCGCCGGCGCGCAGGGCACGTTGAAGAGCGCCGACGTGCTGGTCTCGGGCGGCACGATCCGCGCCGTCGGCACCGCGCTGTCCGCGCCGGCGGGCGCGCAGGTGATCGACGCGCAGGGCCGTCCGGTCACGCCGACGCTGTTCGGCGGCATCACCGAAATCGGCCTGGAGGAAGTCTCGGGCGAAGAGGACACGGTCGACGCCACGCTCGCGCTGGGCGCCGACACCAAGCAGATGACGGTGCGTCCGGAGTTCGACGTCACGCTTGCGTACAACCCGGAGTCGATCCTGATCCCGGTCACGCGCATCGAAGGCATCGGCTGGACGCTGCTCGGCGCCGGCACCGCGACGGGCGGTTCGATCGTCGCCGGCCAGGGCGGCGTGGTGCGCCTGGACGGCAGCGCCGACCCCATCGGGCCGCGCGAGCTGTTCCTGCGCATCGGCGGCGACGCGGCCGGGCTCACGGGCAAGTCGCGCGCGGCGCAATGGATGATCCTGGACCAGCTGATCGACGAGGCGCGCGGGCGCATTCCCCCCGACGCCAACGTCGCGCTGCTGACGCCGGCCGGACGCGCCACGCTCGCCAGGTATCTGGGCGGCGGCGGTCGCGTCGTGGTGGAGGTGCACCGCGCCGCGGACATCCGCCAGCTGCTGCGCTGGTCGCAGCGCCACAACGTGCGCGTCGCCATCGCCGGCGGCGCCGAGGCCTGGCGCGTGGCGCCGATGCTCGCGTCGGCGAAGGTGCCGGTGTTCGTCGATCCGCTGGGCAACCTGCCGATGGACTTCGACCAGATCGGCTCGACCATGGAAAACGCCGCGCGTCTGCGTGCGGCGGGCGTGCAGGTCGGCTTCACCCAGTCGGGCGACGCCTCGCACAACGCGCGCAAGATCCGCCAGCTCGCCGGCAACGCCGTCGCCAGCGGCCTGCCGTGGGAAGACGGCCTCGCCGGCCTGACGCGCGTGCCGGCCGAAGCGTTCGGCGTGTCGGACCGGCTCGGCACCATCGCGCCGGGCAAGCGCGCCGACCTGGTGATGTGGAGCGGCGATCCGCTGGAAGTGAACGCCGTCGCGCTGCAGGTGTGGATGGACGGTCGCGCGATCCAGATGCGCAGCCGCCAGACGGAGCTTCGCGACCGTTACCTCAAGACCGCCGCGCCGGCCGCGGACGGCGGCATGCCGCGGGCGTATCCGGCCTTGGGCCGGTGATGTTTTGAAGCCTCTTCGCTTGGAGAGGCCGATGCTTTAGCCCCTCTCCCAACGGGAGAGGGGTTGGGGTGAGGGGTAACGGAGGGTCGACCTCCCAAAACCTGGTGCATCACCGCACTGCCGGTTTGACGTTGACCCTCCGTTACCCCTCATCCGCCCTGCGGGCACCTTCTCCCGAGGGGAGAAGGGAAAGAACAGGACCTTCGCCCGCACTCCGACGCCGGCTTATCCTGACCGCCTCGGGCCGACCGCGCGCCCGCTTCGCACAGGACACCGCCCATGCCGCCCCTCCCGCACGTCGACTTCAACTGGGTCGCCGCGATCGCCGCCGCCGTTTCGTCGTTCGTCCTGGGCGGCATCTGGTACGGCCCGCTGTTCAAGCGCGCCTGGTGCCGCGAAGCCGGCATCGATCCGGATGCCACGCCGCCGCATCCCAAGCGCATCTTCGCGACCGCCTTCGTGTGCAGCCTGCTGGCGGCGGTGATGTTCGCCAACTTCCTGCCGCCCACCGCCTCGGCCGCCGACGGCTTCGGCGCGGGCTTCGTGGTCGGGCTGTTCTTCGTGGCGATGAGCTTCGGCATCAATTACGCCTTCGCCCAGCGCAGCCTGAAGCTGTGGATGATCGACGCCGGCTACCACATCGCCCAGTTCTGCCTGTACGGGCTGATCCTGGGCGCATGGCACTGAGGAGACCTGCATGGATGCGCCGCTGACCTGGTACTTCGACTTCATCTCGCCGTTCTCGTACCTGCAGTGGCAGCGGCTGAAACCGCTGCTGCATGAGTGCGAAGCGGCGGGAACGCCCGTGCGGCTGGTGCCGATCGTGTTCGCCGCGGTGCTCGATGCGCGCGGGCAGAAAGGCCCCGCCGAAATCCCCGGCAAGCGCGAATTCACCTATCGCCACGTGCTGTGGCTCGCGCGCCAGGCCGGCGTGCCGCTGCGGTTCCCGCCGGCGCATCCGTTCAATCCCCTGCCGTCGCTGCGGCTGAGCATCGCCGCCGGCGACACGCCCGAAGCGGTCGATTCGGTCTTCGACTGGATCTGGAACCACGGCCGCCCCGGCGACAGCGTCGAGGCGCTGGTGCCGCTGATGGCCGCACTTGACGTCCCCGCCGACGCGCTCGATGCCGACACCACCAAGGCCGCCCTGCGCGCGAACACCGATGCCGCCATCGCCGCCGGCGTCTACGGCGTGCCCACGTTGGCGGTCGGCGGCGAGCTGTTCTGGGGGAACGACGCGTTCGACTTCGCCCTGGCCGCGTTGCGCGATCCGGCGCTGCTGCAGGACGAGGAAATGCGCCGGCTGAGCGAGCTCCCGGTCGGATTGCAACGCCGACGCTGACGCGCAGCGTCATGCGGCGCCGCCGCACGGACTTCCGTCTCGGACAAGGTATGCTGGCCGTCACACTTCGAAAGCCAGCGCTCTTTCCGGGAGGGGAACCATGCGCATCGGACTCGTCGTCGATTCCGCCTGCGACCTGCCTTTGCACTACCTCGAGCAGCACGAAGTCTCCGTGCTGCCGATCACCGTGCGCATCGGCGACGCGGTGCTCGCCGACCATCGCGACGAACAGGCCACGCTGGAGTTCCTGCACGCCCACGTCGCCGAGCGCGGCCACGAGGCGCAGACCATGCCGTACACGGTCCAGCAGATCCAGGACCTGTTCCTGCAACGGCTGGTGATCGATTACGACTACGTCTTCTGCATGACCATCACGAAGACGCGCAGCCCGATCTTCGACAACGCGCAGCAGGCGAGTTTCGCGATCCTCAACGACTACAAGCCCGTGCGCGCCGCGGCCGGCAACTCGACGCCATTCGCGCTGCGCGTGGTGGACACGCAGAACCTTTTCGCCGCGCAGGGCGTGACCGCGGTCGAGGCGATCCGCCTGCGCGCCGCGGGCGAAGGCGCGCCGAAGATCCGCGCGCGCCTGGAGCACCTCGCGCTGCACACGCAGGGCTACATGGTGCCGCCCGATCTCTACTACCTGCGCAACCGCGCACGTGCCAAGGGCGATCGCAGCGTCGGCTTCCTCAGCGCCGCGCTCGGCAGCGCGCTGGACATCAAGCCGATCCTGCACGCCAACCGCGGCGAAACCGGGCCGGTGGCGAAGATCAAGGGTTTCGATCCGGCGGTGCAGAAGCTGTTCGAGCACGTCTCGCAACGCGTCGAACGCAACGAACTGCTCACGCCGACGATGTGCCTGAGCTACGGCGGCGAACTGGAAGGCCTGCGCGCGCTGCCCGGTTACGAACGCCTGCGCGATGCGTGCGCGTCGAACAACGTCGAGCTGTTCGAAAGCGTCATGAGCCTCACCGGCATGGTGAACGTCGGCAAGGGCGCGGTCGTGGTC from Lysobacter auxotrophicus encodes the following:
- a CDS encoding amidohydrolase encodes the protein MLRPLAAALIAALAMGAAHAAPPESQANTSAKSPARSRFTEDPYPSTYQRIAAAPVLISGATVLTGTGQRLEGADVLLQDGRVVAVGPGLQAPAGATRVDGAGKWVTPGLIDVHSHLGVYPTPGVTAHSDGNEMTAPVTPNVWAEHSVWPQDPGFAAALAGGITSMQVLPGSANLIGGRGVTLKNVAATTYQGMKFPGAPWGLKMACGENPKRVYGGKSGPATRMGNVAGYRAAFIDASEYLTKNGGKKKDEPEKKRRWWQSANDAGESDKDTGGKRDLKLDTLAGAINGDILVHIHCYRADEMAVMLDLAREFGFKVAAFHHGVEAYKLADRLAAENVCGALWADWWGFKMEAFDGIQENIAIVDRPPNSCAIVHSDSAEGIQRLNQEAAKVMAHAKLAGMDIPPERAIRWMTQNAAKALGIEAQTGTLEPGKMGDVVVWNGNPFSVYAHAEQVYVDGARVFDRNDRSRRPLSDFMLGQDAAAGTSAGGVE
- a CDS encoding amidohydrolase family protein, giving the protein MRRFIEFRRSRHNRPTDTFEIACCDRDARWSYFRDTGRSFLLIGLLLASMGAGAQELLIRNATVHTAGAQGTLKSADVLVSGGTIRAVGTALSAPAGAQVIDAQGRPVTPTLFGGITEIGLEEVSGEEDTVDATLALGADTKQMTVRPEFDVTLAYNPESILIPVTRIEGIGWTLLGAGTATGGSIVAGQGGVVRLDGSADPIGPRELFLRIGGDAAGLTGKSRAAQWMILDQLIDEARGRIPPDANVALLTPAGRATLARYLGGGGRVVVEVHRAADIRQLLRWSQRHNVRVAIAGGAEAWRVAPMLASAKVPVFVDPLGNLPMDFDQIGSTMENAARLRAAGVQVGFTQSGDASHNARKIRQLAGNAVASGLPWEDGLAGLTRVPAEAFGVSDRLGTIAPGKRADLVMWSGDPLEVNAVALQVWMDGRAIQMRSRQTELRDRYLKTAAPAADGGMPRAYPALGR
- a CDS encoding DUF1761 domain-containing protein, with product MPPLPHVDFNWVAAIAAAVSSFVLGGIWYGPLFKRAWCREAGIDPDATPPHPKRIFATAFVCSLLAAVMFANFLPPTASAADGFGAGFVVGLFFVAMSFGINYAFAQRSLKLWMIDAGYHIAQFCLYGLILGAWH
- a CDS encoding 2-hydroxychromene-2-carboxylate isomerase produces the protein MDAPLTWYFDFISPFSYLQWQRLKPLLHECEAAGTPVRLVPIVFAAVLDARGQKGPAEIPGKREFTYRHVLWLARQAGVPLRFPPAHPFNPLPSLRLSIAAGDTPEAVDSVFDWIWNHGRPGDSVEALVPLMAALDVPADALDADTTKAALRANTDAAIAAGVYGVPTLAVGGELFWGNDAFDFALAALRDPALLQDEEMRRLSELPVGLQRRR
- a CDS encoding DegV family protein, whose product is MRIGLVVDSACDLPLHYLEQHEVSVLPITVRIGDAVLADHRDEQATLEFLHAHVAERGHEAQTMPYTVQQIQDLFLQRLVIDYDYVFCMTITKTRSPIFDNAQQASFAILNDYKPVRAAAGNSTPFALRVVDTQNLFAAQGVTAVEAIRLRAAGEGAPKIRARLEHLALHTQGYMVPPDLYYLRNRARAKGDRSVGFLSAALGSALDIKPILHANRGETGPVAKIKGFDPAVQKLFEHVSQRVERNELLTPTMCLSYGGELEGLRALPGYERLRDACASNNVELFESVMSLTGMVNVGKGAVVVGFAAEGQKFTA